In the Plasmodium yoelii strain 17X genome assembly, chromosome: 3 genome, one interval contains:
- a CDS encoding PIR protein codes for MMPHNLQCETFSKADKHFSDISPDFSKLNFTNELPMLYSLYDQIESTDKYNAYSEEIDTLGIWLIQKLLVIYKETLIYENYRNCYDYIMMHLSNKTHLMKNDENFHLNTSYQKQLDAFSLKLNYLFFLDYNNKYIRQFYILFDKVCNIINEYTENGYSNKDVVGSSLKCMNMYRIFYNTLNKCNSHFYLLENLKKYYNEFIISSINDNINEKRNFNLDTKLKKITNCNENNSYFKKPTEELGHQCSRYQNSNPYSEKENSVNILDDSKFVLKYLNTSDHKKEIGTNEFYKTYIESFNSQKNHGIESGNQSEISSCELKNTKENKICELVCRMEELLNPGIGLKRNGFPSIYCTNIYNENRINNIAIISIAIVTVLSIVYKYLSFDCPEKLKKKKR; via the exons atgatgcCACATAATCTACaa tgtgaaaCATTTTCTAAGGCTGATAAGCATTTTTCAGATATAAGCCCCGATTTTAGTAAATTGAATTTTACAAATGAATTACCCATGTTATATTCACTTTATGATCAGATAGAAAGTACAGACAAATATAATGCCTATTCTGAAGAAATTGACACTTTAGGTATATGGTTAATTCAAAAATTATTAGTTATTTATAAGGAGACTTTAATTTACGAAAATTATAGGAATTGTTATGACTATATTATGATGCATTTGAGCAATAAAACACATCTAAtgaaaaatgatgaaaactTCCATCTAAATACATCTTATCAAAAACAGTTAGATGCGTTTTCATTAAAattgaattatttatttttcttagattataataataaatatattagacagttttatatattatttgataaagtatgtaatataattaatgaaTATACAGAAAATGGTTATTCAAACAAAGATGTTGTGGGTAGTTCTTTAAAATGTATGAATATGTATAGAATCTTTTATAACACTCTTAATAAATGTAattctcatttttatttattggaaaatttaaaaaaatattacaacgaatttataatttcttctattaatgataatataaatgaaaaaagaaatttcAATTTGgatacaaaattaaaaaagattACAAATtgtaatgaaaataattcatattttaaaaaacctACTGAGGAATTGGGGCATCAATGTTCAAGATATCAAAATAGTAATCCATATagtgaaaaagaaaattcgGTGAATATATTAGATGATTcaaaatttgtattaaaatatttgaataCATCAGATCATAAAAAGGAAATAGGAACAAACGAATtctataaaacatatattgaATCATTTAATTCACAAAAAAATCATGGGATTGAATCAGGAAATCAATCAGAAATATCATCGtgtgaattaaaaaataccaaagaaaataaaatttgtgAATTAGTATGTCGTATGGAGGAATTATTAAATCCTGGAATCGGATTAAAACGAAATGGATTCCCATCAATATATTgtacaaatatttataacgAAAATAGGATAAACAATATTGCAATAATATCCATTGCAATAGTCACTGTTTTATCAATTGtatataag TATCTATCATTTGATTGTCCAGAAAAactgaagaaaaaaaaaagatga